A part of Oryctolagus cuniculus chromosome 4, mOryCun1.1, whole genome shotgun sequence genomic DNA contains:
- the USF3 gene encoding basic helix-loop-helix domain-containing protein USF3 yields MPEMTENETPMKKQHRKKNRETHNAVERHRKKKINAGINRIGELIPCSPALKQSKNMILDQAFKYITELKRQNDELLLNGGNNEQAEEIKKLRKQLEEIQKENGRYIELLKANDICLYDDPTIHWKGNLKNSKVSVVIPSDQVQKNIIVYSNGSQPGGNSQGTAVQGITFNVGHNLQKQTANVVPVQRTCNLVTPVSISGVYPSENKPWHQTTVSALASNQPVPLCLPATISAQNILELSTSESESSVLGVTNGSLIAVPVGPEPHQHRSLNTRLNDRHSSDNKNGQESPKLLKTTTSCATSIPPSSSATASKVCQGNKSCLSIQDLRGDLQNTLVVSVTTTVCSQPPRSTGDSSPVSISKSADSTSTTTAVAPSAPGVGRTTTSVSALSTNSLDSGWTCSLPSSSVSTSDLKNINSLTRISSAGNTQTTWTTLQLAGNTIQPLSQTSSSTVTPVLNESGTSPTTSSHSRHIAPAVSLNNSFPADGQPVEQVVVTLPSCPSLPMQPLIAQPQVKSQPPKSILPLNSAMQVIQMAQPVGSAISAAPANQNVIILQPPSSAPCPAVVRAEVPSQTVGQQIVIIQAANQNPLPLLSAPPPGSVRLPINGANAIIGSNNAMQNVSAPQTFGGKHLVHILPRPSSLSTSNSTQTFSVTMSNQQQPQTISLNGQLFALQPVMTSSGTTNQTPMQIIQPTTSEDPNTNVALNTFGALASLNQSISQMAGQSCVQLSISQPANSQTAAKSQTTPANCVPLTTAVAPPVTTDNSATLPSTYNLVTAPPANTVTCLPPTVKSKRLNKKPGAKKPLAASKPACPLNAGRDAGKLDCPRAEGSAEPSCNDGLLENLPSVLPSVAVSQSNTVSVPVSQSSDVLNSQSVIPESVSKYKSAEESPSPSQESVTSEHFTVAPAKPKDSTPTLQQETSQDKTAASSALSDAATSCTSASVFIPSPNDAHVLASQVSDLSSTASTTTTDCVSEVEIIAEPCRVEPDSSNTAQNTGVLKGQGLTTLLSDLAKEKDPQKSPLSMQMDNPDFSSENSKTADSGVALHPKQELLLMNNDERDPPQHHSCLPDQEAISGSLLSSRQADSPMSTSSGSSRSFSVASMLPETTREDVTSHATTHACDSCTFAEQTDIVALAARAIFDQENLEKGRVSVQADRREVASKPPEASPLEGDQPFKSQLPKENGPGQAEGAPNGLHAQDSAEAAVEKSSCSLGIKTSNAPLQVSTSQPPSITSLSVNNLIHQSSISRPLVSCAGLAQTSEPTTVPATVGLTVPSSSYGSQPPGPSLMTEYSQEQQLSTMTSAIPNSQIQEPLLKSSHEGRKDSAKRAVQEDLLLSSAKRQKHCQPAPLRLENMSLMSRTPDSISDQTQMMVSQMPPNSSNSVVPASTPAHGDGLTRLFPPSSNFVAPVLRQAEVQCGSQPPVAEQQQTQASQHLQVLQQHVPAQAVSHLHSNHLYVKQQQQQQQQQQQQAGQLRERHHLYQLQHHVPHAENAVHSQPHSVHQQRTLQQEVQMQKKRNLIQPQASQLSLQPKHHGTDQSRPKSGQPHPHHQQLQQQMQQHFGSSQPEKNCENPSASRPHHNHPQNHLSQDILHQQQDVGSRQQGSAVSSEHVSGHNPMQRLLTSRALEQQMVSQPSIVSRPSDMPCTPHRPERNRVSSYSAEALIGKTSSNSEQRMGISIQGSRVSDQLEMRNYLDVPRNKSLAIHNMQARVDHTVASEIRLSDCQTFKPSGASQPPQSNFEVQSSRNNEIGNPPVSSLRSMQSQAFRISQNTGPPPIDRQKRLPYPPVQSIPSGNAIPPRDGENTCHQSFMQSLLAPHLGDQVIGNQRSLSEHQRNAQCGPSSAIEYNCPPAHESVHIRRESESQNRESCDMSLGAINTRNSALNIPFSSSSSSGDIQGRNTSPSVSVQKSNPMRITDSHGTKGHMNPPVTTNMHGVARPALPHPSVSHGNADQGAPVRQANSSVAQRSRHPLQDSSGSKIRQPERNRSGNQRHSNVFDPSLPHLPLSTSGSMILGRQQPAAEKRGSIVRFMPDSPQVPNDNSGPDQHTLSQNFGFPFIPEGGMNPPINANTSFIPQVSQPSATRTPALIPVDPQNTLPSFYPPYSPAHPTLSNDISIPYFSNQMFSNPSTEKVNGGSLNNRFGSILSPPRPVGFAQPSFPLLPDMPPMHMTNSHLSNFNMTSLFPEIATALPDGSAMSPLLTIANSSASDSSKQSSNRPAHNISHILGHDCSSAV; encoded by the coding sequence ctgaagaaattaaaaagctaCGGAAGCAACTGGAAGAAATCCAAAAAGAAAATGGACGATATATTGAATTACTGAAAGCAAATGACATCTGCTTATATGATGATCCCACAATCCACTGGAAAGGAAATCTTAAGAACTCAAAGGTCTCTGTTGTTATTCCGAGTGACCAAGTTCAAAAAAATATCATTGTTTATTCTAATGGGAGTCAGCCTGGTGGAAACAGCCAGGGAACAGCTGTTCAGGGGATAACCTTTAATGTTGGTCATAATTTACAGAAACAAACCGCCAACGTGGTGCCAGTGCAGAGGACTTGCAATCTTGTGACTCCTGTGTCTATTTCTGGAGTTTACCCTTCGGAAAACAAGCCATGGCATCAGACCACCGTTTCTGCATTGGCTTCCAACCAGCCTGTCCCTCTTTGTCTTCCTGCTACCATTTCTGCTCAGAATATTCTCGAGCTTTCCACCTCTGAAAGCGAATCAAGTGTGCTGGGTGTCACTAATGGCTCACTGATCGCTGTTCCAGTTGGGCCTGAACCCCACCAACATCGTTCTTTGAACACACGTCTAAATGATCGACACTCTTCTGACAATAAGAATGGGCAAGAGAGCCCCAAATTATTAAAGACGACAACCTCTTGTGCTACAAGCATCCCCCCCAGCTCCTCAGCAACTGCCAGTAAAGTGTGCCAGGGAAACAAGTCCTGTCTGAGCATACAGGACCTCAGAGGTGACCTTCAGAACACCTTAGTTGTATCAGTTACCACTACCGTCTGTTCCCAGCCTCCCAGATCCACAGGTGATTCTTCTCCAGTGAGCATCAGCAAGAGTGCAGATTCGACAAGTACAACCACTGCGGTGGCACCATCTGCCCCTGGAGTAGGGAGGACTACCACTTCTGTAAGCGCTCTTTCTACTAATTCTCTGGACAGTGGTTGGACTTGTTCTTTGCCTTCTTCAAGTGTTAGCACTTCAGATTTGAAAAACATTAACAGCCTTACCCGAATTTCTTCAGCTGGAAACACACAGACAACATGGACTACTTTGCAACTGGCAGGAAACACTATTCAGCCTTTAAGCCAGACATCATCTTCCACTGTGACTCCAGTATTAAATGAGTCTGGTACTAGTCCCACCACAAGCAGCCACAGTAGACACATAGCTCCAGCCGTCAGCCTAAATAATTCCTTTCCAGCAGATGGGCAGCCAGTTGAGCAAGTAGTTGTAACCTTGCCTTCTTGTCCATCTTTACCTATGCAGCCACTAATTGCCCAGCCGCAAGTTAAATCTCAGCCTCCAAAAAGTATCCTTCCGCTGAATTCAGCAATGCAGGTGATCCAGATGGCACAGCCAGTTGGGTCGGCCattagtgcagctccggctaaTCAAAACGTTATCATTCTTCAgccacccagctctgccccatGCCCAGCGGTGGTGAGGGCAGAGGTTCCCAGCCAAACAGTCGGTCAGCAGATAGTGATCATACAGGCAGCTAATCAGAATCCTTTGCCGCTTCTCTCTGCTCCACCTCCTGGTTCTGTTCGACTCCCTATCAATGGAGCTAATGCTATAATAGGGTCGAATAATGCAATGCAAAATGTTTCAGCTCCACAAACTTTCGGAGGAAAGCATCTCGTCCATATATTACCAAGACCTTCATCTTTATCAACATCTAATTCAACACAAACTTTTTCTGTCACCATGTCAAACCAACAACAGCCTCAAACCATCTCTTTAAACGGACAGCTCTTTGCTTTGCAGCCTGTGATGACTTCATCAGGAACTACAAATCAAACCCCTATGCAAATTATTCAACCCACCACCAGCGAAGATCCAAATACCAATGTTGCCCTGAATACATTTGGTGCTTTGGCCAGCCTCAATCAAAGTATATCGCAGATGGCTGGGCAAAGCTGTGTACAGTTGTCTATTAGCCAGCCTGCCAATTCTCAAACTGCTGCAAAAAGTCAGACCACCCCAGCTAACTGTGTTCCATTAACAACAGCTGTAGCACCTCCCGTAACCACAGACAATTCAGCCACACTACCCAGTACTTATAATCTAGTGACTGCTCCCCCAGCAAACACTGTCACTTGTTTGCCACCTACTGTGAAGTCAAAAAGGTTGAATAAGAAGCCAGGTGCCAAAAAACCCTTAGCAGCCAGCAAACCAGCATGCCCCCTGAATGCAGGCCGAGATGCTGGCAAATTAGACTGCCCCAGGGCTGAAGGCTCAGCGGAGCCGTCCTGTAACGATGGACTGCTGGAGAACCTCCCCAGTGTGTTACCATCTGTTGCTGTGTCCCAGTCAAATACTGTAAGTGTTCCTGTGTCACAGTCTTCAGATGTTCTGAATTCTCAGTCAGTGATACCTGAGTCTGTATCCAAATATAAGTCAGCGGAAGAATCTCCTTCACCCTCCCAAGAATCTGTCACAAGTGAACATTTTACAGTGGCTCCAGCAAAACCCAAAGATTCTACCCCTACTCTGCAACAAGAGACGTCTCAGGATAAAACAGCAGCTAGTTCAGCTCTGTCAGATGCTGCCACATCCTGCACTTCAGCCAGTGTGTTCATTCCATCTCCAAACGATGCCCACGTTTTGGCTTCTCAGGTTTCTGACTTGTCATCTACCGCAAGCACTACGACTACTGACTGTGTTTCTGAGGTAGAAATCATTGCTGAACCTTGCAGGGTTGAGCCAGATTCGTCAAATACAGCGCAAAACACAGGTGTCTTAAAGGGACAAGGTTTAACTACATTGCTTTCGGATCTTGCTAAAGAAAAGGACCCTCAGAAATCACCTCTTTCGATGCAGATGGATAATCCTGACTTTTCTTCCGAAAATTCTAAAACAGCTGACTCAGGGGTGGCTTTACATCCCAAACAGGAACTGCTGCTGATGAATAATGATGAAAGAGATCCCCCCCAGCACCATTCCTGCCTCCCGGATCAGGAGGCTATCAGCGGCTCCTTGCTCAGCAGTCGGCAGGCTGACTCCCCGATGTCAACCAGCTCTGGCAGCAGCCGCAGTTTCTCAGTTGCATCCATGCTTCCTGAAACAACTAGAGAGGACGTGACCAGCCACGCAACAACGCACGCCTGCGACAGCTGTACCTTTGCGGAGCAAACTGACATAGTGGCTCTTGCAGCAAGAGCTATTTTTGACCAGGAGAACCTTGAGAAGGGAAGAGTCAGCGTCCAGGCTGATAGGAGGGAAGTTGCTTCCAAGCCTCCTGAAGCATCACCGTTAGAAGGAGACCAGCCTTTTAAGTCACAGCTTCCTAAGGAGAATGGCCCAGGACAAGCAGAAGGAGCACCGAATGGATTGCATGCTCAGGATTCAGCTGAAGCAGCCGTGGAGAAGTCAAGCTGTTCACTAGGAATTAAAACGTCGAATGCTCCTTTGCAGGTTTCAACTTCTCAGCCACCAAGCATCACTAGTTTAAGCGTGAATAACCTTATCCATCAGAGCAGCATCAGCCGCCCTCTGGTCAGCTGTGCCGGTTTAGCGCAGACTTCAGAGCCAACGACTGTTCCTGCAACGGTCGGTCTGACCGTTCCATCCAGCTCCTATGGCAGCCAGCCTCCTGGGCCGTCTCTCATGACAGAATATTCCCAGGAACAACAGCTAAGTACCATGACTAGTGCTATACCGAATTCACAGATTCAGGAGCCGCTCTTAAAGTCAAGTCATGAAGGCCGTAAAGATTCTGCTAAGCGGGCCGTCCAAGAGGACCTTTTACTGTCTTCGGCCAAACGTCAAAAGCATTGTCAGCCAGCCCCACTGAGGCTTGAAAATATGTCCCTGATGAGCCGAACTCCAGACAGCATTTCCGATCAAACGCAAATGATGGTCAGTCAGATGCCTCCCAACTCTTCCAACTCAGTCGTGCCCGCCAGCACGCCAGCCCACGGAGACGGCCTCACACGATTATTTCCACCTAGTAGCAACTTTGTGGCCCCTGTGTTGAGGCAAGCTGAAGTCCAGTGTGGCTCGCAGCCTCCGGTAGCTgagcagcagcaaacccaggcaaGTCAGCATCTGCAGGTGCTGCAGCAGCACGTGCCCGCTCAGGCGGTGTCTCACCTGCACAGTAACCATCTCTACgtcaagcagcagcagcagcagcagcagcagcagcagcagcaagcaggGCAGCTCAGAGAGAGGCATCACTTGTACCAGCTGCAGCACCATGTACCTCACGCCGAGAATGCTGTCCACTCCCAGCCCCACAGTGTCCACCAACAGAGGACTCTACAACAGGAGGTCCAGATGCAGAAAAAGAGGAATCTCATTCAGCCCCAGGCCTCTCAGCTCTCCTTACAACCAAAGCATCATGGGACGGACCAGTCCCGGCCCAAGAGTGGTCAGCCCCATCCCCACcatcagcagctgcagcagcagatGCAGCAGCACTTTGGGAGTTCCCAGCCAGAGAAGAACTGTGAAAACCCGTCAGCCAGCCGGCCCCACCATAACCACCCCCAGAACCACCTCAGTCAAGACATCCTGCACCAGCAGCAGGATGTGGGAAGCAGGCAGCAAGGGTCAGCAGTTTCTTCTGAACATGTATCTGGGCATAATCCAATGCAGAGGCTTTTGACATCAAGAGCCTTAGAGCAACAAATGGTGTCCCAGCCTAGCATTGTGAGTAGACCTTCAGACATGCCTTGTACTCCGCACAGGCCAGAAAGAAACAGAGTTTCAAGTTACTCTGCTGAGGCTCTCATCGGAAAGACCTCGTCTAATTCAGAGCAGAGAATGGGTATATCTATTCAGGGTTCCAGGGTTTCAGATCAGCTTGAAATGAGAAACTATCTTGATGTTCCCAGAAATAAGAGTTTGGCTATTCATAACATGCAGGCTCGTGTGGACCACACTGTTGCCTCAGAGATCCGCCTTTCAGATTGTCAGACGTTTAAGCCAAGTGGAGCCAGCCAACCGCCACAGAGTAATTTTGAAGTACAGTCTTCGAGAAATAATGAAATAGGTAACCCTCCTGTATCATCTTTGCGGAGTATGCAGTCCCAGGCTTTTCGAATTAGTCAAAACACTGGTCCCCCACCAATCGACCGGCAAAAGAGATTACCTTATCCACCAGTCCAGAGCATCCCATCAGGAAATGCCATCCCGCCAAGGGACGGTGAAAATACGTGTCACCAGAGTTTCATGCAGAGCTTACTTGCCCCTCACCTCGGTGATCAGGTCATTGGGAACCAACGGTCACTCTCAGAGCATCAGAGGAACGCACAGTGTGGTCCATCCTCTGCAATTGAATACAATTGTCCTCCAGCTCATGAAAGCGTCCATAtcagaagagagagtgagagtcagAATAGAGAAAGTTGTGACATGTCTTTAGGTGCAATTAACACCCGCAACAGCGCCTTGAATATTCCTTTTTCAAGCTCTTCTTCCTCAGGAGATATTCAGGGTCGAAACACAAGTCCCAGTGTTTCTGTGCAGAAGTCCAACCCCATGAGGATTACTGACAGTCATGGGACTAAGGGCCACATGAACCCTCCGGTCACAACCAACATGCATGGGGTTGCAAGGCCAGCTTTACCACACCCATCTGTTTCTCATGGAAATGCTGACCAAGGGGCTCCTGTACGTCAAGCTAATTCTTCAGTTGCCCAGAGATCAAGGCACCCCCTGCAAGATAGCAGTGGTTCCAAAATTCGTCAACCTGAAAGGAATCGTTCTGGAAACCAAAGACATAGTAATGTCTTTGATCCAAGTCTtccccatcttcctctctctacAAGTGGAAGTATGATTCTTGGACGTCAACAGCCTGctgcagagaagagaggaagtaTTGTTCGTTTCATGCCTGATAGCCCACAAGTACCTAATGATAATTCAGGTCCTGACCAGCATACGCTATCACAAaattttggttttccttttattcctGAGGGTGGCATGAATCCACCAATAAATGCTAATACTTCATTCATTCCACAGGTTTCTCAGCCTAGTGCCACTCGAACTCCAGCCCTAATCCCAGTAGATCCCCAAAATACTCTCCCCTCCTTCTATCCCCCATACTCTCCTGCTCATCCTACACTGTCCAATGATATCTCAATCCCCTACTTCTCCAATCAGATGTTCTCAAATCCCAGCACAGAGAAGGTGAACGGCGGAAGTTTAAATAACCGATTTGGATCAATTCTATCTCCTCCTAGACCTGTTGGTTTTGCTCAGCCAAGTTTTCCTCTTCTCCCCGATATGCCACCAATGCACATGACCAACTCTCATTTATCAAACTTTAATATGACATCCTTATTTCCAGAAATAGCTACAGCTCTTCCTGATGGCTCAGCAATGTCACCTTTGCTCACAATTGCAAactcctctgcctctgactcctCCAAGCAGTCCTCAAACAGACCTGCCCACAACATAAGCCATATTTTAGGTCATGACTGCAGCTCAGCTGTTTAA